The proteins below come from a single Acidobacteriota bacterium genomic window:
- a CDS encoding tryptophan 7-halogenase: MSDPLPVTPCDVTVIGGGLAGKAAALHLVRAGLKVVCIEPPQAVRPPVGESLDWSAPALLSTLGLTPESLLASRIATWKRHVTLKMRDGCDAHYVPSEWLGGPPFYVNLATLHVERTQLDDEILKMVVDEGVTFVRDRVVDLETDGRTIRAVQTESGARFTSPWLIDASGIGASLVARKLGLPTLQYGPTKVAMWTYFKVTEEVEGTTLYMDPQPAEYLEWLWEIPVSPGIVSVGYIAPGTAIKGKRDVEGSVENIFRQQLAKFSRFDPLLQQGALSEVNVTSFRCRVHTESAGPNWLIAGEAASLVDPMTSNGVTAALRHAAEAAALILKFRTRGELPQRARKAYSSRILQMAKFFNEGIEKILYEPVVRNHIGLSTAGTAYTSPAWSMNVVYARLGPTGLWSTWILNAMLGFFRMSASILYWYCGLRKSPVARQQCKVT, encoded by the coding sequence ATGTCTGACCCGCTCCCGGTGACACCCTGCGATGTAACGGTTATCGGCGGTGGCTTGGCTGGAAAAGCAGCCGCACTGCATCTGGTCAGAGCCGGCTTGAAAGTCGTCTGCATCGAGCCGCCCCAGGCCGTTCGACCACCGGTTGGGGAATCGCTCGATTGGTCGGCGCCCGCTCTTTTGAGCACACTTGGACTGACTCCAGAAAGTTTGCTCGCATCCCGCATTGCCACCTGGAAACGGCATGTCACTTTGAAAATGCGCGATGGTTGCGACGCGCACTACGTCCCCTCGGAATGGCTCGGAGGGCCTCCCTTCTACGTCAATCTCGCGACACTCCATGTGGAGCGAACACAACTGGATGATGAAATCCTGAAAATGGTGGTAGACGAAGGGGTCACGTTTGTGCGCGATCGGGTGGTTGACCTCGAAACCGACGGCAGAACGATTCGCGCAGTCCAAACCGAGAGCGGCGCGCGTTTCACCTCTCCCTGGCTCATTGACGCTTCCGGAATTGGCGCCTCACTGGTGGCGCGAAAGCTAGGCCTGCCAACTCTGCAATATGGCCCGACCAAGGTAGCGATGTGGACTTACTTCAAAGTGACAGAGGAAGTCGAGGGAACGACTCTCTACATGGACCCGCAACCCGCGGAATATCTCGAATGGCTTTGGGAAATTCCCGTGAGCCCCGGCATCGTGAGCGTGGGATACATCGCTCCGGGGACGGCGATTAAAGGCAAGCGCGATGTCGAAGGATCGGTTGAGAATATTTTTCGTCAGCAACTCGCCAAGTTCTCGCGCTTCGACCCCCTTCTGCAACAAGGAGCACTGAGCGAGGTGAACGTGACTTCATTTCGCTGCCGGGTTCACACGGAATCTGCCGGACCGAACTGGCTCATTGCCGGCGAAGCGGCGTCGCTCGTCGATCCCATGACTTCCAATGGAGTCACCGCAGCCCTTCGGCATGCCGCCGAGGCCGCAGCCCTGATCCTAAAATTTCGCACGCGAGGAGAATTGCCCCAGCGCGCCAGGAAGGCTTACAGTAGCCGGATTTTGCAGATGGCAAAGTTTTTTAACGAGGGGATCGAAAAGATTCTCTATGAGCCGGTGGTAAGAAATCACATCGGACTGTCGACCGCGGGGACAGCCTATACAAGTCCGGCATGGAGCATGAACGTGGTGTATGCGCGTCTAGGCCCAACCGGATTGTGGTCGACATGGATCCTGAATGCCATGCTCGGATTCTTTCGGATGAGTGCCTCGATCCTGTACTGGTACTGTGGCCTGCGGAAATCTCCGGTCGCACGCCAACAATGCAAAGTGACGTGA
- a CDS encoding transglutaminase domain-containing protein gives MNRRNFLQSTGAACAGLAFTKSIPAFADAVQSGGGWRTFEVTTRVEVLKPNGVTHIWLPSALLRDTPFQRTHSNKFSATGGSARFTKDKPSALGIVSASYPEKATPVLTLTSRVSLKGYGVDLSKPGKAPHVSKEEIDFFLKPTRFVPTVGIVKETALKATAGATTDLEKARAVYDWVVDNTFRDPKVRGCGRGDIRAMLETGDLGGKCADLNALYVGLARSVGLPARHIYGLRIAKSDLGYKSLGLATDKATKGQHCRTEVYLREYGWVPVDPADVRKVVLEEPPGNRPLSDEMVSKARKRLFGSWEMNWMAYNYAHDIELPGSAKQPLVYFMYPQAETGGGRVDPFDPDNFKYEITVKEMS, from the coding sequence ATGAATCGGCGAAACTTTCTCCAATCGACCGGCGCAGCCTGCGCTGGTTTGGCATTCACAAAATCAATCCCAGCATTTGCCGACGCGGTTCAGTCGGGCGGCGGGTGGAGGACCTTTGAGGTCACCACCAGGGTAGAAGTCCTGAAGCCAAATGGAGTGACGCACATCTGGCTGCCTTCCGCGCTGCTTCGTGATACGCCGTTTCAGCGAACGCATTCCAACAAGTTCAGCGCTACAGGCGGATCGGCCAGGTTCACCAAGGACAAGCCGAGTGCACTCGGCATCGTGTCGGCGTCGTATCCCGAAAAGGCGACCCCAGTGCTGACGCTGACCAGCCGTGTTTCGCTGAAAGGCTATGGCGTCGATCTCTCGAAACCGGGCAAAGCGCCGCATGTTTCAAAAGAGGAGATCGACTTCTTTCTCAAACCGACCCGATTTGTGCCGACCGTCGGCATTGTGAAAGAAACCGCGCTCAAGGCGACCGCGGGCGCAACCACTGATTTGGAGAAGGCTCGGGCCGTTTACGACTGGGTAGTGGACAACACCTTTCGCGATCCAAAGGTCCGAGGCTGCGGGCGCGGCGACATTCGCGCGATGCTGGAGACAGGCGATTTGGGTGGAAAATGCGCCGACCTGAATGCACTTTACGTTGGCCTGGCACGTTCCGTAGGACTGCCGGCGCGGCATATTTATGGTTTGCGAATCGCCAAATCGGACTTGGGCTACAAGAGTCTTGGACTCGCAACGGACAAGGCGACCAAGGGCCAGCACTGCCGCACGGAGGTATACCTTCGGGAGTACGGCTGGGTCCCGGTAGACCCAGCGGATGTACGCAAGGTAGTTCTGGAGGAGCCACCCGGGAATCGTCCATTGAGCGATGAGATGGTGTCGAAGGCGCGCAAGCGCCTGTTCGGCTCATGGGAGATGAATTGGATGGCTTATAACTACGCTCACGATATCGAGTTGCCAGGCTCCGCCAAGCAGCCGCTGGTGTATTTCATGTATCCACAGGCGGAGACGGGCGGGGGACGAGTGGATCCGTTCGATCCGGACAACTTCAAGTATGAAATCACGGTGAAGGAGATGAGCTAG
- a CDS encoding MFS transporter encodes MLDDNKHTTESSIRYPGWGVCLAAFVGVMVSFAAIMPYTFSLFLEPLSKSFGWHREAISSAFGIAAITVAVFSPGIGILLDRFPPRWIILPSIIIFSLAYLSLSLLTSHITQFYLTYFVLGVVGNGTAQLAYTRAVLTWFQRHRGLALAIVLTGSGTGSIVVPLVTQAVIHAYGWRSAYVTLGCIALLGFPLAALLVRNRPVSATHSDETFATGVSVGTALRGVVFWIMAIMIMLEAFGSNGLVSHLAAMLTERGVSGESAALALSVMGATSILGRLTTGFLLDRYFAPYISMLMLAIAAVGIFTLSTAATATTAWMGTALLGYGLGSEADVVPYLIARYFGRKHFAALYGLTWTAYAVGGATGPVAIGRFYDRFGMYQPRMIFALALTCVGGAALSLLLPRYPAESAGVLGDLAPDTQIAS; translated from the coding sequence ATGCTGGACGATAACAAGCACACAACTGAAAGTTCGATTCGCTACCCAGGATGGGGAGTGTGTCTGGCGGCGTTCGTCGGCGTGATGGTGAGCTTTGCCGCCATTATGCCGTACACATTCAGCCTGTTTCTGGAGCCGCTATCCAAGTCATTCGGCTGGCATCGGGAGGCCATTTCCAGCGCGTTCGGCATTGCGGCGATTACGGTGGCGGTTTTCTCGCCGGGCATCGGAATACTACTTGATCGCTTTCCCCCACGGTGGATCATTCTCCCCAGCATCATTATCTTCAGCCTCGCGTACCTGTCGTTGAGTTTGCTTACGTCTCACATCACGCAGTTTTATCTGACATATTTTGTTCTGGGCGTCGTGGGAAATGGAACGGCGCAGCTTGCGTATACACGCGCAGTGCTCACCTGGTTTCAACGACACCGCGGACTCGCGCTGGCGATCGTGCTCACGGGAAGCGGCACCGGGTCGATTGTGGTCCCGCTGGTGACGCAAGCCGTCATCCACGCCTATGGCTGGCGCAGCGCCTACGTTACGCTCGGCTGCATCGCGTTACTTGGTTTTCCGCTGGCGGCGCTTCTGGTGCGAAACCGTCCGGTGAGCGCAACGCATTCCGATGAAACCTTTGCGACCGGAGTTTCGGTGGGCACAGCGCTCCGCGGAGTCGTGTTCTGGATCATGGCGATCATGATCATGCTGGAGGCGTTTGGATCGAATGGATTGGTATCGCATCTGGCCGCGATGCTCACCGAGCGCGGCGTTTCGGGAGAAAGTGCAGCCCTTGCTCTCTCCGTGATGGGTGCAACCAGTATCCTGGGCCGGCTGACGACTGGCTTCCTGCTGGATCGCTACTTCGCTCCGTATATTTCCATGCTGATGCTGGCGATTGCGGCCGTCGGCATTTTCACTCTGTCGACCGCCGCCACGGCCACTACGGCTTGGATGGGGACAGCATTGCTGGGCTACGGCCTGGGCAGTGAAGCGGACGTCGTGCCCTATCTCATCGCCCGCTACTTTGGCCGGAAACATTTTGCAGCGCTCTACGGTTTAACTTGGACGGCGTATGCCGTCGGGGGCGCCACCGGACCGGTCGCCATCGGCAGGTTTTACGATCGCTTTGGCATGTATCAGCCGCGAATGATCTTTGCGCTTGCGCTGACTTGTGTTGGTGGAGCCGCGCTCAGCCTGCTGTTGCCGCGTTATCCGGCGGAGTCAGCCGGCGTTCTGGGAGACCTGGCTCCTGACACCCAGATCGCATCGTGA
- a CDS encoding CRTAC1 family protein → MPKTRSAWNLVIVIIAIVFLASCKRTPPAESTTASPAVTSNETPVSAEPAPAVPSSQTVAASRPSGPIQFTDVTAEAGIHFKYNNGAFGKKYLPETMGPGVCFLDYDNDGWQDILLINSTDWPGHQTTKSFSTLYHNNHDGTFTDVTRAAGLLFEGYGLGCAAADYDNDGNVDIYITAVGSNHLFRNLGNGKFADVTAKAGVADPGFSTSAAWFDYDNDGKLDLFVAHYIDWSIEKDQFCTLDGKNKSYCTPQAFKGESSTLFHNKGNGTFENVTQRAGLHDPTSKSLGIALLDYDNDGWLDLFVSNDTEPNKLYHNNHNGTFTDEAIAAGVAYGDAGTVRAGMGTDAADYDNSGWQSLVIGNFTNEGMALYHNDGSGLFTDEAGASGLSRMSVQSLTFGSFFFDYDLDGLLDIVAVNGHVADDINVVQPKVKYAQPPHLFRNKGKSKFEEVTAQLGRALQQPIVGRGAAYGDFDNDGDLDLLLTANNGPVRLLRNENGNQNDVLRVRTVGTRSNRDGIGAKVTLKNSNGVRQFQMVKTGSSYLSQSELTLTFGLGRPEEGKTVSLEIVWPSGRKDSISDVKANQFITVQEGKGIVAARPIAFAKPAP, encoded by the coding sequence ATGCCAAAGACCCGAAGCGCCTGGAATCTCGTCATCGTCATTATTGCGATCGTTTTCCTGGCGAGTTGCAAGCGAACTCCTCCGGCGGAATCCACGACGGCTTCGCCTGCGGTGACCTCGAACGAAACTCCGGTCAGTGCGGAACCCGCGCCAGCGGTACCTTCATCCCAAACCGTCGCTGCCTCGCGCCCTTCCGGCCCCATCCAGTTCACCGACGTCACCGCGGAAGCGGGCATTCACTTCAAATACAACAACGGTGCTTTCGGAAAAAAGTACCTTCCCGAAACTATGGGTCCCGGCGTCTGCTTCCTGGACTACGACAACGACGGATGGCAGGACATTCTACTGATCAATTCGACGGATTGGCCCGGACATCAGACAACGAAGTCATTTTCCACCCTCTATCACAACAATCACGACGGCACCTTCACCGACGTCACGCGCGCCGCCGGCCTTTTGTTTGAAGGTTATGGATTGGGCTGCGCTGCTGCCGACTACGATAACGATGGCAATGTCGATATCTACATCACCGCAGTAGGATCGAACCATCTGTTCCGCAATCTGGGCAATGGAAAATTCGCCGATGTCACGGCAAAGGCAGGCGTTGCCGATCCTGGATTCTCAACCAGTGCGGCGTGGTTCGACTACGACAACGATGGCAAGCTCGACCTCTTCGTCGCGCACTACATCGACTGGTCGATCGAAAAAGATCAGTTCTGCACTCTCGACGGCAAGAACAAGTCGTACTGCACGCCGCAAGCTTTCAAGGGCGAGAGTTCAACGCTGTTTCATAACAAAGGCAATGGAACTTTCGAGAACGTAACCCAGCGCGCCGGTCTGCATGACCCGACCAGCAAGTCTCTCGGTATTGCACTGCTCGACTACGACAACGATGGCTGGCTCGACCTGTTCGTTTCGAACGACACCGAACCGAACAAGCTCTACCACAACAATCACAACGGCACTTTCACGGACGAAGCCATTGCCGCAGGCGTCGCGTATGGCGATGCGGGAACCGTCCGCGCGGGCATGGGCACCGATGCGGCCGACTACGACAATTCCGGATGGCAAAGCCTGGTCATCGGCAACTTCACCAACGAAGGGATGGCTCTCTATCACAACGACGGTTCGGGTTTGTTTACGGATGAGGCAGGGGCCTCCGGGCTCAGCCGGATGTCGGTGCAATCGCTGACGTTCGGATCTTTTTTCTTTGACTACGATCTCGATGGGCTACTCGATATTGTCGCAGTCAACGGGCACGTGGCGGACGATATCAACGTGGTCCAACCGAAAGTGAAGTACGCGCAACCTCCGCACCTCTTCCGCAACAAAGGCAAGAGTAAGTTCGAAGAAGTCACGGCCCAACTCGGCCGCGCTCTGCAACAACCAATCGTTGGACGCGGCGCGGCCTATGGGGATTTCGACAACGACGGCGACTTGGACTTGCTTCTCACCGCCAACAACGGACCGGTACGGCTCCTGCGGAATGAAAATGGAAATCAGAACGACGTCCTGCGAGTAAGGACCGTAGGAACGCGATCGAACCGCGACGGCATTGGCGCGAAAGTCACGCTGAAGAACAGTAATGGCGTCCGCCAGTTTCAGATGGTGAAAACCGGGTCGAGTTATTTGTCGCAGAGCGAACTGACTCTGACGTTCGGCCTGGGCAGACCGGAAGAAGGAAAGACGGTAAGCCTGGAGATCGTCTGGCCCAGCGGCCGCAAGGACTCCATCTCCGACGTGAAGGCGAATCAGTTCATCACGGTCCAGGAAGGTAAGGGGATTGTGGCGGCGCGTCCGATTGCGTTTGCGAAACCCGCGCCCTAG
- a CDS encoding DinB family protein, translating to MFSEATGALLRVPEFLRVPIRSGVALVSTRQLEAVLRQAEGVTLKAGDLVANRCEADLTTSLEPASWSVTQCLDHLARTTNAFLPAISAAIVRAPRLATNRALRTGTLTRLFIRNLEPPYRLRFKVLAPLVPRKCGFHSAWEAFEQSQVELTTTIQSAIGLAVDQVKVKSPVYGRLSYNAYGALRMLAAHERRHLWQMEQILKALDRAPARKAS from the coding sequence ATGTTCAGCGAAGCGACGGGTGCCCTCCTGCGCGTGCCGGAGTTTCTTCGCGTGCCGATCCGCAGCGGGGTAGCCCTGGTATCGACCAGGCAGCTTGAAGCTGTCTTGCGCCAGGCCGAGGGCGTAACCCTGAAAGCCGGGGACTTGGTCGCCAACCGCTGTGAGGCTGATCTCACAACTAGTCTCGAACCTGCTTCGTGGTCGGTGACTCAGTGTCTGGATCATCTGGCTCGAACAACGAATGCGTTCCTCCCTGCGATCTCAGCTGCTATCGTTCGCGCTCCGCGTCTTGCCACCAACCGGGCGTTGCGGACGGGAACGCTCACACGACTATTCATCAGGAATCTGGAGCCGCCTTACCGGCTTCGCTTCAAGGTCCTCGCGCCGCTTGTGCCGCGTAAGTGCGGCTTCCATTCCGCATGGGAAGCGTTTGAACAGTCGCAGGTCGAGCTTACGACGACGATTCAATCCGCGATCGGCTTGGCTGTTGATCAGGTGAAAGTAAAGTCACCTGTGTATGGTCGTCTAAGCTATAACGCGTACGGCGCCCTGCGCATGCTGGCCGCGCATGAGCGTCGCCACCTGTGGCAGATGGAACAGATACTGAAGGCGCTCGACCGCGCACCCGCCCGCAAGGCATCCTAA
- a CDS encoding CRTAC1 family protein, with protein sequence MKQGRITRIVLAVLFAGLVVSPLVIKRLSSGRNSGSVKLDAKEALAHHGFYLEEVSHAAGVNFVHQAPTLDHKLDHIMPQVASMGAAVSIVDFDRDGWPDIYVTNSGEGSKNALYRNQHDGTFKDVAGEMSIADVNQPGTGVSMGAVWGDYDNDGYEDLFLYKWGRPELFHNNQGHGFTKATERAGLPAWLNANTAIWLDYDGDGLLDLFIGGYYSEKIDLWHLADTRMMPESFEYAKNGGRKYLLHNLGGGKFEDITEKAGIDSHHWTLAATAADLRGNGHPDLFIANDYGISELYFNDGKRFHDVGEQTGVGFSPKSGMNAAFGDIFNRGAYSIYVSNISEDGVLIQGNNMWVPKEGTSGNALHYENLARDLGVELGGWSFGAQFGDLNNDGTLDLYLTNGYVSLDRTRSYWYDFSKIAGGNTLIIGDAKNWPAMEGRSLSGYQHKRVWMNDGAGKFIDVAQSVGVSDTYDGRSVALVDLWNRGVLDVVAANQRGPLLIYKNTVAPENQWIEFDLEGTTSNRSAIGAQVTLFWNGQQQAQEVSGGSGFCAQNQRPLHFGLGKNAKIEKAVIRWPSGKVQTVESPAVNQAHKIKEAA encoded by the coding sequence ATGAAACAGGGCCGGATTACACGCATTGTGCTCGCTGTCCTCTTTGCGGGACTGGTGGTGAGTCCGCTGGTGATCAAACGACTTTCCTCCGGGCGCAATTCCGGGTCAGTGAAGCTCGACGCCAAGGAAGCGCTCGCTCATCACGGGTTCTACCTCGAAGAAGTCTCCCACGCGGCTGGCGTCAACTTCGTGCATCAGGCTCCGACCCTCGACCACAAGTTAGATCACATCATGCCGCAAGTCGCGTCGATGGGAGCTGCCGTGTCCATAGTCGATTTCGATCGCGACGGCTGGCCTGATATCTACGTCACCAACAGCGGCGAGGGTAGCAAGAATGCGTTGTATCGCAACCAGCACGACGGCACGTTTAAGGATGTAGCCGGCGAGATGAGCATCGCGGATGTGAACCAACCTGGAACCGGCGTCTCGATGGGTGCGGTATGGGGCGATTACGACAACGACGGATATGAAGACCTTTTTCTTTACAAGTGGGGCCGTCCCGAGTTGTTCCACAACAATCAGGGCCACGGTTTCACGAAGGCAACCGAGCGGGCTGGACTACCCGCGTGGCTGAACGCGAACACCGCGATCTGGCTCGATTACGACGGCGACGGACTGCTCGACTTGTTCATCGGCGGCTACTATTCCGAGAAGATCGACCTCTGGCATCTCGCCGATACCCGCATGATGCCGGAGAGCTTCGAGTACGCGAAGAACGGCGGGCGCAAATATCTACTGCACAATCTCGGCGGCGGCAAATTCGAAGACATCACCGAGAAGGCGGGAATCGACAGTCATCATTGGACACTAGCCGCGACAGCCGCCGATCTGCGTGGCAACGGGCATCCGGATTTGTTCATCGCCAACGATTACGGAATCTCCGAACTCTACTTCAACGACGGAAAGCGGTTCCACGATGTCGGTGAGCAGACTGGCGTAGGTTTCTCGCCAAAGAGCGGCATGAACGCGGCTTTTGGAGACATCTTCAATCGTGGCGCGTACTCGATTTATGTTTCTAATATTTCCGAAGACGGCGTGCTCATCCAGGGAAACAATATGTGGGTTCCGAAAGAAGGCACGTCAGGCAACGCGTTGCACTATGAAAACCTTGCGCGTGATCTGGGCGTGGAACTTGGTGGATGGAGCTTCGGCGCGCAGTTTGGTGACCTGAACAACGACGGTACGCTCGACCTCTACCTCACCAACGGCTACGTCTCTCTTGATCGAACCCGCAGCTACTGGTACGACTTTTCGAAAATCGCGGGCGGCAATACGCTGATCATCGGCGACGCCAAGAATTGGCCTGCGATGGAAGGCCGCAGTCTGTCGGGATATCAACACAAGCGCGTCTGGATGAACGATGGCGCAGGCAAATTTATCGATGTCGCACAATCGGTCGGTGTCAGCGATACCTACGATGGACGATCCGTGGCGCTGGTTGACTTGTGGAATCGCGGCGTTCTCGACGTCGTGGCCGCTAATCAACGCGGCCCGCTGTTGATTTACAAGAACACGGTCGCTCCCGAGAATCAATGGATCGAGTTTGACCTCGAAGGCACAACCAGCAACCGGAGCGCGATCGGCGCGCAAGTGACACTTTTCTGGAACGGCCAACAGCAAGCACAAGAGGTTTCCGGAGGCAGCGGATTCTGTGCGCAGAACCAGCGCCCGTTACATTTTGGCTTGGGCAAGAACGCAAAAATTGAGAAAGCCGTGATCCGCTGGCCGTCCGGTAAAGTTCAAACTGTGGAGAGCCCCGCTGTCAATCAGGCGCACAAGATCAAGGAGGCTGCATGA